From Rhodamnia argentea isolate NSW1041297 chromosome 10, ASM2092103v1, whole genome shotgun sequence, a single genomic window includes:
- the LOC115742304 gene encoding pleiotropic drug resistance protein 2: protein MASALAGDDLARSTSSRRSWASGSHRSWASTSFREAWNAPHDVFARSGRQDDEEELRWAALERLPTYDRLRKGMLRQVLDTGRVVQHEVDVTNLGMQDKKQLMESILKVAEDDNERFLRRLRDRTDRVGIEIPKIEVRYEHLSVEGDVYVGSRALPSLLNATLNTIESVLGLIQLAPSKKRKIQILKDVNGLVRPSRMTLLLGPPGAGKTTLLLALAGKLDSDLRVTGKVTYCGHELSEFVPQRTCAYISQHDLHYGEMTVRETLDFSGRCLGVGTRYEMLAELSRREREAGIKPDPEIDAFMKATAVSGQETSLVTDYVLKILGLDICADIMVGDEMRRGISGGQKKRLTTGEMLVGPAKALFMDEISTGLDSSTTFQICKFMRQMVHIMDVTMIISLLQPAPETYDLFDDIILLSEGQVVYQGPRENVLEFSEYMGFKCPERKGVADFLQEVTSKKDQEQYWFKKNQPYRYVSVDDFVHGFNSFRIGQQLSSDLGVPYDKSKTHPAALVKQKYGISNMELFKACFAREWLLMKRNSFVYIFKTTQITIMSLIALTVFLRTEMPVGTVEDGGKFFGALFFSLINVMFNGMAELAMTVFRLPVFYKQRDFLFYPSWAFGLPIWVLRIPLSFMESGIWIILTYYTIGFAPSASRFFKQFLAFFGIHQMALSLFRFIAALGRTQVVASTLGTFTLLMVFVLGGFIVSKNDIEPWMIWGYYISPMMYGQNAIVMNEFLDKRWSKPNLDRRINEPTVGRVLLKSRGFFVEEYWYWICVGALFGFSLLFNILFIAALTWLNPLGDAKAVVLDEQADKKKRKSLSSQLAKDGIDLQVRSSSEIVITSENIQRRGMVLPFQPLSLAFNHVNYYVDMPAEMKSRGVEEDRLQLLRDVSGAFRPGVLTALVGVSGAGKTTLMDVLAGRKTGGYTEGSISISGYPKNQSTFARVSGYCEQNDIHSPNVTVYESLLYSAWLRLSSDIKNKTRKMFVEEVMDLVELNPIRDALVGLPGIDGLSTEQRKRLTIAVELVANPSIIFMDEPTSGLDARAAAIVMRTVRNTVDTGRTVVCTIHQPSIDIFEAFDELLLMKRGGRVIYAGPLGRLSHKLIEYFEAVPGVPKIRDGYNPATWMLEVSAPTVEAQLDVDFADIYANTDLYKRNQELIKELSTPAPGSKNLHFPTKYSQPFLTQCKACFWKQHWSYWRNPQYNAIRFFMTIVIGILFGLIFWNKGEQTTKQQDLMNLLGAMYAAVLFLGATNASAVQSIVAIERTVFYRERAAGMYSPLPYAFAQVAIETIYVAIQTFVYTLLLYSMIGFEWKAGKFLWFYYYILMCFIYFTMYGMMVVALTPGHQIAAIVMSFFLSFWNLFSGFLIPRTQIPIWWRWYYWASPVAWTLYGLVTSQVGDKSGNLEIPGGVDMPLKQFLKQGLGFDYDFLPAVAVAHIGWVLLFFFVFAYGIKFLNFQRR, encoded by the exons ATGGCGTCGGCGCTGGCGGGCGATGATCTGGCTAGATCCACGAGCAGCCGGCGTAGCTGGGCCTCTGGCAGCCACCGGAGCTGGGCCTCCACGAGCTTCCGGGAGGCGTGGAACGCCCCGCACGATGTGTTCGCGCGGAGCGGCAGGCAGGATGACGAGGAGGAGCTCCGGTGGGCCGCCCTCGAGCGGCTGCCAACGTATGACCGCCTCCGGAAAGGCATGCTGAGGCAAGTACTCGACACTGGGAGGGTGGTCCAGCATGAAGTGGATGTGACCAACCTTGGAATGCAGGACAAGAAGCAGTTGATGGAGAGCATACTCAAGGTCGCCGAAGATGACAATGAGAGGTTCTTGAGGAGATTGAGAGACAGGACTGATAG GGTCGGGATCGAGATTCCGAAGATCGAAGTTCGGTACGAGCATTTATCTGTGGAAGGAGATGTGTACGTTGGAAGCAGAGCCCTTCCTAGCCTTCTCAATGCCACTCTGAACACAATAGAG AGTGTTCTCGGACTTATTCAGCTAGCCCCgtcaaagaagaggaaaattcaGATACTTAAGGACGTGAATGGATTAGTCAGGCCTTCGAG GATGACCCTACTTTTGGGTCCACCAGGAGCCGGGAAGACAACATTGCTGCTGGCACTTGCTGGGAAACTAGACAGCGATCTGAGG GTAACTGGAAAAGTCACCTACTGTGGTCACGAGCTGAGCGAATTCGTGCCTCAGAGGACGTGCGCTTATATCAGCCAACATGATCTTCACTATGGAGAAATGACAGTTAGAGAGACGTTGGACTTCTCCGGTCGCTGTTTGGGTGTGGGGACAAGGTACGAGATGCTTGCAGAACTCTCCAGACGAGAAAGGGAAGCCGGAATCAAACCCGATCCCGAAATCGACGCTTTTATGAAGGCCACAGCTGTGTCGGGTCAAGAGACAAGCTTGGTCACTGATTATGTACTCAAG ATTCTTGGATTGGATATCTGTGCAGACATTATGGTCGGAGATGAGATGCGAAGGGGCATTTCAGGTGGACAGAAAAAGCGTCTTACGACCG GAGAGATGTTAGTAGGACCAGCGAAGGCACTTTTCATGGACGAAATATCCACAGGGTTGGACAGTTCCACTACTTTTCAAATTTGCAAATTCATGAGGCAGATGGTTCATATAATGGATGTCACCATGATCATCTCACTGCTTCAGCCGGCACCTGAGACTTACGATCTCTTCGACGACATTATCCTTCTCTCGGAGGGTCAAGTCGTCTACCAAGGTCCCCGAGAGAACGTCCTCGAGTTTTCTGAGTACATGGGATTCAAGTGCCCGGAAAGGAAAGGAGTTGCCGACTTCTTGCAAGAAGTGACATCTAAGAAAGATCAAGAACAGTATTGGTTCAAGAAGAACCAACCTTACCGATATGTTTCTGTAGATGATTTCGTGCATGGGTTCAATTCTTTTCGCATTGGCCAACAACTCTCATCCGATCTTGGAGTTCCTTATGACAAATCAAAAACTCACCCAGCTGCACTAGTCAAACAAAAGTATGGGATTTCAAATATGGAGCTGTTCAAGGCATGCTTTGCTAGAGAATGGCTACTAATGAAGCGAAACTCCTTTGTTTACATATTCAAGACCACCCAGATCACTATCATGTCGCTTATTGCTCTGACGGTGTTCCTTAGGACTGAAATGCCGGTAGGGACCGTGGAAGATGGAGGGAAGTTTTTCGGGGCACTTTTCTTCAGCTTGATCAATGTCATGTTCAATGGAATGGCGGAACTTGCAATGACCGTTTTCAGGCTTCCTGTGTTCTATAAGCAGAGGGATTTCTTATTTTACCCTTCTTGGGCTTTCGGCTTGCCTATCTGGGTCCTCCGAATTCCATTGTCATTCATGGAATCGGGGATATGGATCATCTTAACATACTACACCATCGGTTTCGCTCCTAGTGCCAGCAG GTTCTTCAAGCAATTCTTGGCATTCTTTGGCATCCATCAGATGGCACTGTCCCTCTTCCGGTTCATTGCTGCACTTGGGCGAACCCAGGTTGTCGCAAGTACCCTGGGAACTTTCACCTTGCTGATGGTTTTCGTTCTTGGGGGGTTTATTGTTTCCAAAA ACGACATCGAGCCATGGATGATATGGGGATATTACATTTCTCCTATGATGTATGGGCAGAATGCTATAGTGATGAATGAATTCCTCGACAAAAGATGGAGCAAG CCTAACTTGGATCGTAGAATTAATGAGCCCACGGTTGGAAGAGTGCTTCTGAAGTCTCGAGGCTTCTTTGTGGAAGAGTATTGGTATTGGATCTGCGTCGGAGCCCTGTTTGGGTTTTCACTCCTCTTCAACATCTTGTTTATTGCAGCATTGACTTGGTTAAATC CTTTGGGAGATGCAAAAGCAGTTGTCCTGGATGAACAGGcagataagaagaaaaggaagtcaTTGTCTTCTCAACTTGCCAAAGACG GAATCGACTTGCAAGTCAGAAGTTCTTCAGAAATCGTTATCACTTCGGAGAATATACAGAGAAGAGGGATGGTTCTGCCATTCCAACCCCTTTCTCTTGCATTCAACCATGTGAACTACTATGTGGATATGCCTGCG GAAATGAAGAGTCGAGGAGTCGAGGAAGACCGTCTCCAACTGTTGAGAGATGTCAGTGGCGCTTTCAGGCCAGGGGTACTCACAGCACTGGTCGGGGTTAGTGGTGCTGGAAAGACAACCCTCATGGATGTCCTAGCCGGAAGGAAGACGGGTGGTTACACAGAAGGAAGTATTAGCATCTCTGGATACCCTAAAAACCAATCGACGTTTGCTCGGGTCAGTGGTTACTGTGAACAGAACGACATTCACTCGCCTAATGTCACTGTCTACGAATCCCTCCTATACTCAGCCTGGCTTCGACTTTCTTCCGACATTAAGAATAAAACTCGCAAG ATGTTTGTGGAAGAAGTTATGGATTTGGTTGAGCTCAACCCCATCAGGGACGCGCTTGTCGGGCTTCCTGGCATTGATGGCCTTTCGACTGAGCAAAGAAAGAGGCTGACAATAGCTGTAGAGTTGGTGGCCAATCCATCTATTATCTTCATGGACGAACCAACCTCCGGCCTCGATGCTAGAGCAGCTGCCATCGTGATGCGTACAGTCAGGAACACGGTGGATACAGGGAGGACTGTTGTTTGCACGATTCACCAGCCGAGCATCGACatttttgaagcttttgatGAG TTGCTACTGATGAAAAGAGGCGGGCGGGTCATTTATGCTGGACCTCTTGGTCGCCTTTCCCACAAGCTCATAGAATACTTTGAG GCTGTCCCAGGGGTCCCGAAGATCAGGGATGGTTACAATCCGGCCACTTGGATGCTTGAAGTGAGTGCTCCAACAGTTGAGGCTCAGCTTGATGTCGACTTCGCAGATATTTACGCAAACACTGATCTTTATAA GAGGAACCAAGAACTGATCAAAGAGCTTAGTACCCCGGCTCCGGGCTCTAAAAACCTCCATTTCCCGACCAAGTACTCACAACCTTTCCTCACTCAGTGCAAGGCTTGTTTCTGGAAACAGCACTGGTCTTACTGGAGAAATCCTCAGTACAACGCCATCCGGTTCTTCATGACCATAGTCATCGGCATTTTGTTTGGGTTGATATTCTGGAATAAAGGAGAGCAGAC GACCAAGCAACAAGACCTGATGAATCTTTTGGGAGCCATGTATGCAGCTGTGCTTTTCCTTGGGGCCACGAATGCTTCTGCTGTGCAGTCCATTGTCGCCATTGAGAGGACGGTCTTCTACCGTGAACGAGCAGCCGGAATGTACTCTCCACTGCCATACGCATTTGCTCAG GTGGCCATTGAGACAATTTATGTAGCGATTCAGACATTTGTCTACACTCTTCTCCTTTACTCGATGATTGGGTTCGAGTGGAAGGCGGGGAAGTTCTTGTGGTTCTATTACTACATACTGATGTGCTTCATCTACTTCACAATGTATGGGATGATGGTTGTAGCGTTGACGCCCGGCCACCAGATTGCTGCCATCGTGATGTCCTTCTTCCTGAGCTTCTGGAACTTGTTCTCTGGCTTCCTTATCCCTAGGACG CAAATTCCAATATGGTGGAGGTGGTATTACTGGGCTTCACCAGTGGCGTGGACGCTGTATGGTCTTGTCACCTCCCAAGTGGGCGACAAGAGTGGCAATCTCGAAATACCAGGCGGCGTTGACATGCCACTGAAGCAGTTCCTGAAGCAAGGACTGGGATTCGACTACGACTTCCTCCCCGCCGTCGCGGTTGCTCACATCGGCTGGGTCctgctcttcttctttgtcttcgcATACGGcatcaagttcctcaatttccaGAGGAGATAA
- the LOC115742344 gene encoding tyrosine-protein phosphatase RLPH2-like: protein MRTHSHVPVSPSLSSSPNSVLQSASAAAACHSTESSIASGNLNTMSTPDPNPSPAAASPRTVICVGDVHGYYTKLRALWANLESSIPPHDFRTALVVFLGDYCDRGPDARRVIDFLLSLPSAYPNQTHVFLAGNHDFAFAAFVGAVHGDAEAFREGWKVFESYEESEGWYRGEGYEKMHLQARRWAGKIKARFNEAKGLEYKGSVFDAVPTFESYGVAHGSADLVKAVPEEHKKFLADMVLVHEEDDVCITTPEGTKHCRLIAVHAGLEKGKDVGEQLRSLKAKDTWMAKIEAIAGRKNVLDIPEELIEPPTIVVSGHHGKLHIQGLRLIIDEGGGYPDKPVAAVVLPSLKIIRDTDVLPTE, encoded by the exons ATGAGGACGCACTCCCATGTTCCG GTGTCTCCATCTCTCTCGTCGTCGCCAAATTCAGTTTTGCAATctgcttctgctgctgctgcctgCCACTCAACCGAGTCCTCGATCGCCAGCGGAAACCTGAACACAATGAGCACTCCCGACCCGAACCCGAGCCCGGCCGCGGCCTCGCCGCGAACCGTCATCTGCGTCGGCGACGTCCACGGCTACTACACCAAGCTCCGCGCCCTCTGGGCCAACCTCGAGTCCTCCATCCCGCCCCACGACTTCCGCACCGCCCTCGTCGTCTTCCTGGGCGACTACTGCGACCGCGGCCCGGACGCCCGCCGCGTCATCGacttcctcctctccctcccctccgCCTACCCCAACCAGACCCACGTCTTCCTCGCGGGCAACCACGACTTCGCCTTCGCCGCCTTCGTCGGCGCCGTCCACGGCGACGCCGAGGCGTTCAGGGAAGGGTGGAAGGTGTTCGAGTCGTACGAGGAGAGCGAGGGATGGTACAGAGGCGAGGGGTACGAGAAGATGCACTTGCAGGCGAGGAGGTGGGCCGGGAAGATCAAGGCCAGGTTCAACGAGGCCAAGGGGTTGGAGTACAAGGGCTCCGTCTTTGACGCCGTCCCGACTTTCGAATCGTATGGCGTGGCTCATGGATCTGCAG ATTTGGTTAAGGCAGTTCCAGAAGAACATAAAAAGTTTCTTGCTGATATGGTTTTGGTCCATGAAGAG GATGATGTTTGTATAACAACTCCGGAAGGAACTAAGCACTGTAGATTAATCGCTGTCCATGCTGGgctagagaaaggaaaagatgtTGGAGAGCAACTGAGATCGCTGAAAGCCAAGGACACTTGGATGGCAAAGATAGAGGCTATCGCTGGAAGGAAAAATGTCTTGGACATTCCAGAG GAGCTAATCGAACCTCCAACGATTGTGGTGAGTGGTCATCATGGAAAGCTTCACATTCAAGGTCTTAGACTAATAATCGACGAAGGCGGTGGGTATCCGGATAAACCTGTGGCGGCTGTTGTGCTCCCTTCACTGAAGATCATACGCGACACTGACGTTCTTCCAACGGAGTAA